From the Leucoraja erinacea ecotype New England unplaced genomic scaffold, Leri_hhj_1 Leri_213S, whole genome shotgun sequence genome, one window contains:
- the LOC129716343 gene encoding probable G-protein coupled receptor 139 has protein sequence MEMMETFSVVREMFYLILTVTGVPVNVVAIVILSRGKCGLSICTTRYLLSMAVSDLLVIIFEVMLWRLNYYYFPTSFLDLTRVCSAALVLRHASFDCSVWFTVVFTFDRFVLICCQKLKIKYCTERTAAVVLATTCVPLCLKNVPFYFSREPDKIINSVPWGCSYKASYFTDPGWVGFDWFDKMLTPMVPFHLVLLFNILTVRYILVASRVRQALRGKATGENRPDPEVESRRKSVVLLFTISGCFIVLWTPVVINFFYRHIASKAPSDYNNAAYIFKHVAYMLRNLSCCTNTFIYGVTQSKFREELKHAAKYPVAKVIQLINKQNN, from the exons ATGGAAATGATGGAAACGTTTAGCGTCGTCAGGGAGATGTTCTACCTGATCCTCACAGTCACAGGTGTTCCCG TGAATGTAGTGGCGATTGTGATTCTGTCCCGGGGAAAATGCGGCCTCTCCatctgcaccactcgctacctttTGTCGATGGCAGTGTCCGATCTACTTGTCATTATCTTCGAGGTTATGCTATGGCGGCTGAACTATTATTATTTTCCAACATCTTTCCTGGACCTAACCCGTGTGTGCAGTGCCGCTCTAGTCCTGAGACACGCGTCTtttgactgttctgtctggttcactgtCGTTTTCACGTTTGATCGATTCGTCCTCATTTGTTGTCAGAAACTGAAGATAAAATATTGTACCGAGAGAACCGCGGCAGTGGTTCTCGCCACGACATGTGTCCCGCTCTGTTTAAAGAACGTTCCCTTCTACTTCTCTCGTGAACCTGACAAAATAATCAACAGCGTGCCGTGGGGCTGCAGTTATAAGGCGAGTTATTTCACTGATCCCGGATGGGTGGGTTTTGACTGGTTTGATAAGATGTTGACGCCGATGGTCCCGTTCCATTTGGTTCTACTCTTCAACATTCTGACAGTCAGATACATTCTGGTGGCCAGTCGAGTTCGACAGGCGCTGAGAGGTAAGGCCACAGGAGAGAATCGCCCGGACCCGGAAGTGGAGAGCAGACGAAAGTCGGTGGTTTTACTCTTTACCATTTCCGGCTGCTTCATAGTCCTATGGACGCCGGTTGTTATCAATTTCTTTTATCGTCACATTGCCAGCAAAGCTCCCAGTGATTACAACAATGCTGCTTATATATTTAAACATGTTGCCTATATGCTGCGGAACTTAAGTTGCTGTACTAATACTTTTATTTATGGGGTGACTCAGTCCAAGTTTCGAGAGGAGCTAAAGCACGCGGCGAAATATCCCGTCGCGAAGGTTATTCAACTGATCAACAAACAAAACAACTGA